A single genomic interval of Canis lupus dingo isolate Sandy chromosome 6, ASM325472v2, whole genome shotgun sequence harbors:
- the FOXL3 gene encoding forkhead box L3 gives MFDSSQYPYNCFNYDADDYPAGSSDEEKRLTRPAYSYIALIAMAIQQSPSGRVTLSGIYDFIMRKFPYYRANQRAWQNSIRHNLSLNSCFVKVPRTEGHEKGKGNYWTFAGGCESLLDLFENGNYRRRRRRRGPKREGAGEARAGGNEGPPGSQEPAPRPRQPPAPASPAAPGKEEPRGIKFSIDYILSSPDPFPGLKCPLGLQDGRNPRLEAQQMNLHVWTI, from the exons ATGTTTGACAGCTCGCAGTATCCCTACAATTGCTTCAACTACGACGCCGACGACTACCCAGCCGGCAGCTCCGACGAGGAGAAGCGGCTCACCCGGCCCGCGTACAG CTACATCGCGCTGATCGCCATGGCCATTCAGCAGAGCCCCTCGGGCAGGGTGACGCTGTCCGGCATCTACGACTTCATCATGCGCAAGTTCCCCTACTACCGAGCCAACCAGCGCGCGTGGCAAAACTCCATCCGCCACAACCTGTCCCTCAATAGCTGCTTCGTCAAG GTGCCTCGGACCGAGGGCCACGAGAAAGGCAAGGGCAACTACTGGACGTTCGCAGGCGGCTGCGAGTCGCTGCTGGACCTCTTCGAGAACGGCAACTACCGGCGGCGCAGGCGGCGCAGGGGCCCCAAGCGGGAAGGGGCCGGGGAGGCGCGCGCGGGGGGCAACGAGGGGCCTCCGGGGTCGCAGGagccagccccccgcccccgccagcccccggcccccgccagCCCAGCCGCTCCGGGGAAGGAGGAGCCCAGGGGCATCAAGTTCAGCATTGACTACATCCTGTCCTCCCCAGACCCGTTTCCTGGGCTCAAGTGTCCCCTGGGCCTGCAGGACGGCAGGAACCCCCGGCTGGAGGCCCAGCAAATGAACCTCCACGTTTGGACAATATGA